GCCTCATCGGCGTCGTGGTCTGGGGAACGCTTGCCGGTTCCATGCTTCCCTTTGTCCTCAAGCGCCTGGGTTTTGACCCGGCCAGTGCCTCCGCTCCGTTCGTGGCCACGCTGGTCGACGTTTCCGGCATCGTGATTTATTTCACGGTGTCCGCCCTCATCCTCCACGGCACGCTTCTCTAACTTCCCCCGTCGGAGGTTTGCTTACCCGCTTTCGTGCTAAAGCCCGATTCCTGCGGAGGGGCCGCCGGCTTACCATGAACCCGCGGAAAACGGAAAGGACTTAACTCCGTCCGCAGGAGCAGCCATGAAGCAGCCCCGTGCCAGGCCGGACCCGCGGGCCTCTTCGATTTTTACCGCCGGGATATTCATCTTTCTGCTTTGGCATCTTTTCCGCGTGTCGCTTCCTTTCATCGAGCCCCTTTTCTGGGCCGCCGTTCTTGCCGTGGCCATGAATCCCATTTATAGGAAGCTGGCCCGCAGGCTTCGCGACGGATCCTGGGCCGCGGGATTTCTTACCGTGCTGGTCGTGCTGATCCTCGCGCCTTTTTTGATCTGGGGGCTTGTCGCCGTTTTCCAGCAGCTCGTCGAATTCGCGGACACGGCGCGCCGATCCATCGAAGACGGCAGCTTCCAGCGATGGACGCAGCAGATTTTTTCCGTGCCGTGGGTGCAGCAAACGGAGAAGCTTTTTTTCCGCCACCGGGGCGCGCTTCAGGAAAGATTGCCGCATTGGGCGGGCGAGGCGGCCGGCACCATGGGAAGCTTCGCGGCCCTTCATGCCGCCGCGCTCACCAAGTCCATGCTCGTCATGACCTTCAAAGTCGTCCTCGCGCTTTTCATGCTGTTTTTCTTCCTGCGGGACGGGCGCCGGTTCAGCCGGTTCGTGATGGACCTGCTTCCGCTGGAGAGCTGGTACAAGGAAAGGATCCTGCGCGAGGTGGGCGGCGTGACGAACGCCGTGATCCAGGGGATTTTTGCCGTCGCGGTCCTGAAAGGCATCTTTGCCGGGATTCTATTTTTGCTTTGCGGCGTCGCCTACGCGCCGCTTCTCGGCATGGCCACGGTGTTCGCGTCGTTCATCCCGCTCATCGGCTCCGCCACGGTCTGGCTGCCCGTCGGCGTCATGTTCCTCCTCGACGGGGATTATGCCCGCGCCACGATTGTCCTCGCGGTCGGAGGCATCGTGATCAACTCCATCGACAACGTCGTCCAGCCGCTGCTCGTCGGAAAAAAAATCCAAATGCCTTTTTCCGTCCTGATGCTGGCCATGCTGGGCGGCATGCTGAGCTACGGCATGGCGGGGGTTTTTATCGGGCCTCTCGTCGTCGCGCTTTTTCTGACGGTCGTTCCGATTTACCGGAAAAAATTTTTCCGGTCCACGGTCCGGCGGCGCATCCCCGCATCCCGCCCGGAAGAATTTCCCGAACGCCTCGCGGGCTGAGCCCCTCCTTTTCTCTACAACTTTTCTCCCGCTTTTCCTGATCGCCTTCAGCCGGAACGGGTTTAAGATGGCAGGCGTCTGTCAACGGAACCGACGCAACAGATTCAAACCGTAACAGGAGACATTATTTATGGCAACGCTTACACAGCTCAAAAAACCGTCCCCGGCAGGCGCGAAAAAGTTTTTCAACGCCAAGAATTCCTTCACCACCGGCCCGGTGGAGGTGTGGCACACGATCGACGAAGGGCAGGACGTCAATATCATCGACGTGCGCGAGGCGCATGATTTCCGGACCGCGCATGTTCCCAACGCGCTGAACCTTCCCCGGGAGCAGTGGCATAATACGGAAGCTCTTTTCAAAGACAAGGCCAACATCGTTTACTGCTATTCCCAGACGTGCCACCTTGCCGCCAAGGCCTGCGAGGAATTCGCTTCGAGAGGTTTTCCCGTCATGGAAATGGAAGGCGGTTTCGCGGCCTGGCAGAAGTACAACCTGAAAACCGAAACGTGATCAGGCTGCAGGCTTGGGCTTGTCGAGGCTGGCCAGGATGGATTCCACCTGAGGCCTCAGCGGCGAGTCCGGATGCAGGGTGAGAAA
Above is a window of Verrucomicrobiia bacterium DNA encoding:
- a CDS encoding AI-2E family transporter yields the protein MKQPRARPDPRASSIFTAGIFIFLLWHLFRVSLPFIEPLFWAAVLAVAMNPIYRKLARRLRDGSWAAGFLTVLVVLILAPFLIWGLVAVFQQLVEFADTARRSIEDGSFQRWTQQIFSVPWVQQTEKLFFRHRGALQERLPHWAGEAAGTMGSFAALHAAALTKSMLVMTFKVVLALFMLFFFLRDGRRFSRFVMDLLPLESWYKERILREVGGVTNAVIQGIFAVAVLKGIFAGILFLLCGVAYAPLLGMATVFASFIPLIGSATVWLPVGVMFLLDGDYARATIVLAVGGIVINSIDNVVQPLLVGKKIQMPFSVLMLAMLGGMLSYGMAGVFIGPLVVALFLTVVPIYRKKFFRSTVRRRIPASRPEEFPERLAG
- a CDS encoding rhodanese-like domain-containing protein, which codes for MATLTQLKKPSPAGAKKFFNAKNSFTTGPVEVWHTIDEGQDVNIIDVREAHDFRTAHVPNALNLPREQWHNTEALFKDKANIVYCYSQTCHLAAKACEEFASRGFPVMEMEGGFAAWQKYNLKTET